The Cucumis melo cultivar AY chromosome 5, USDA_Cmelo_AY_1.0, whole genome shotgun sequence genome has a segment encoding these proteins:
- the LOC103496408 gene encoding biotin carboxyl carrier protein of acetyl-CoA carboxylase, chloroplastic isoform X1, with translation MASSVASASAASAVAKPPSTTLPPRTFNYNTSHSSLSFRLPNKPKLRIFTRGVQPVRKHSTFIQAQLNELSVSLKDPVDVPTVAKITSESDVLASDGSAKPSSDQSSKILATEESISEFITQVSSLVKLVDSRDIVELQLKQLDCEVVIRKKEALPQPPPPAVGPMMYAPPPSVAQSAPPPMPAALPAPASASSAPSSPPPAKSATSSLPTLKCPMAGTFYRSPGPGEPPFVKVGDKVQKGQVLCIIEAMKLMNEIEADRSGTIVEVLAEDGKPVSVDTPLFVIQP, from the exons ATGGCTTCCTCCGTTGCTTCAGCTTCAGCAGCTTCCGCAGTGGCCAAACCTCCCTCCACTACTCTGCCTCCTCGCACTTTCAACTACAACACCTCTCATTCTTCGCTCTCGTTTCGCCTACCCAACAAGCCCAAACTCCGAATCTTCACAAGG GGGGTGCAGCCTGTTCGTAAGCATTCAACTTTTATTCAAGCACAATTGAACGAG TTGTCTGTTTCATTGAAGGATCCTGTTGATGTACCTACTGTTGCAAAGATTACATCTGAATCTGATGTTTTAGCATCAGATGGAAGTGCTAAGCCATCGAGTGATCAATCTTCTAAAATTTTGGCAACGGAAGAGTCGATCTCTGAGTTCATTACTCAAGTTTCAAGCCTTGTCAA ATTGGTTGATTCCAGAGATATTGTAGAGTTGCAATTGAAACAGCTTGACTGCGAAGTGGTAATTCGGAAAAAGGAGGCCTTACCACAGCCACCACCTCCTGCTGTGGGTCCAATGATGTATGCACCTCCACCGTCAGTAGCACAGTCAGCTCCTCCACCTATGCCTGCTGCACTACCAGCGCCTGCTTCTGCTTCAAGTGCACCATCTTCACCTCCGCCTGCCAAGTCAGCCACATCCTCCCTTCCAACTCTTAAATGTCCTATGGCTGGAACATTCTACCGTAGTCCGGGACCTGGAGAACCACCATTTGTGAAG GTTGGCGATAAAGTTCAGAAGGGACAGGTTTTATGCATCATTGAGGCCATGAAATTAATGAACGAAATAGAA GCTGATCGATCGGGGACCATAGTCGAGGTTCTTGCAGAGGATGGGAAGCCTGTTAGCGTTGACACG CCTTTGTTTGTCATTCAACCTTAG
- the LOC103496408 gene encoding biotin carboxyl carrier protein of acetyl-CoA carboxylase, chloroplastic isoform X2 has protein sequence MASSVASASAASAVAKPPSTTLPPRTFNYNTSHSSLSFRLPNKPKLRIFTRGVQPVRKHSTFIQAQLNEDPVDVPTVAKITSESDVLASDGSAKPSSDQSSKILATEESISEFITQVSSLVKLVDSRDIVELQLKQLDCEVVIRKKEALPQPPPPAVGPMMYAPPPSVAQSAPPPMPAALPAPASASSAPSSPPPAKSATSSLPTLKCPMAGTFYRSPGPGEPPFVKVGDKVQKGQVLCIIEAMKLMNEIEADRSGTIVEVLAEDGKPVSVDTPLFVIQP, from the exons ATGGCTTCCTCCGTTGCTTCAGCTTCAGCAGCTTCCGCAGTGGCCAAACCTCCCTCCACTACTCTGCCTCCTCGCACTTTCAACTACAACACCTCTCATTCTTCGCTCTCGTTTCGCCTACCCAACAAGCCCAAACTCCGAATCTTCACAAGG GGGGTGCAGCCTGTTCGTAAGCATTCAACTTTTATTCAAGCACAATTGAACGAG GATCCTGTTGATGTACCTACTGTTGCAAAGATTACATCTGAATCTGATGTTTTAGCATCAGATGGAAGTGCTAAGCCATCGAGTGATCAATCTTCTAAAATTTTGGCAACGGAAGAGTCGATCTCTGAGTTCATTACTCAAGTTTCAAGCCTTGTCAA ATTGGTTGATTCCAGAGATATTGTAGAGTTGCAATTGAAACAGCTTGACTGCGAAGTGGTAATTCGGAAAAAGGAGGCCTTACCACAGCCACCACCTCCTGCTGTGGGTCCAATGATGTATGCACCTCCACCGTCAGTAGCACAGTCAGCTCCTCCACCTATGCCTGCTGCACTACCAGCGCCTGCTTCTGCTTCAAGTGCACCATCTTCACCTCCGCCTGCCAAGTCAGCCACATCCTCCCTTCCAACTCTTAAATGTCCTATGGCTGGAACATTCTACCGTAGTCCGGGACCTGGAGAACCACCATTTGTGAAG GTTGGCGATAAAGTTCAGAAGGGACAGGTTTTATGCATCATTGAGGCCATGAAATTAATGAACGAAATAGAA GCTGATCGATCGGGGACCATAGTCGAGGTTCTTGCAGAGGATGGGAAGCCTGTTAGCGTTGACACG CCTTTGTTTGTCATTCAACCTTAG